The Mauremys mutica isolate MM-2020 ecotype Southern chromosome 1, ASM2049712v1, whole genome shotgun sequence genome has a segment encoding these proteins:
- the PCDH20 gene encoding protocadherin-20 translates to MGHLRGAGRTTSPRNLQHLFLFLLFIGPFNCFASYSRATELFYSLNEGLPAGVLIGSLAQDLRLHGVAAEGPPTRRGEPALSFSLASQGLGGQYVSLDNRSGELHTSALQIDREALCLETGAGSPASLPAPFSEPCLLLLDVLVLPQEHFRLVKVKIAIRDVNDNAPRFPVPNMHLWVPENAPVDTRLAIEHPALDPDLGTNAVQTYRLQDDYGVFTLDVEENESGERTPYLIVMGALDREDREEYITLIIAEDGGTPSLLGSATLTIGISDINDNCPQFSDSQLNITVYGNSSAGTHVATIHAVDMDLGSNAQISYSYSQKVPQPSRDLFHLDESTGAIKLSSKIDGDAPRLHRLTILANGPGCIPAVITVLVSIIKVMLRPPEVVPRFIANEVEGVVYLKELEPVNTPIAFFTIKDPDEKYKVDCFLDGNGPFKLSPYKPYNNEYLLETTMPLDYEVQQLYEISVVAWNSEGFHVNKIIKVQVLDDNDNSPVFPQQLIELSIEENNAPNAFLTKLHATDADSGERGKVSYFLGPDAPSYFSLDKTTGVLTVSTQLDREEKEKYRYTVKAIDSGLPPRESIATVTITVLDKNDNSPRFINKDFSFFVPENFPGLGEIGVISVTDADSGQNGWVALSVVNGSDIFVIDTGKGVLRAKVSLDREQQSSYVLWVEAVDGGDPALSSTAKITVLLLDINDNPPLVLFPQSNTSYLLVLPSTLPGSPITEVYAVDKDTGMNAVIAYSIIGRRGPRPESFRIDPKTGNITLEESLMQNDYGLYRLLVKVSDHGYPEPLHSTVMVNLFVNDTVSNESYIESLLRKEPDINIEEKEPQISIEPTHKKMESPSCVPTLVALSIISLGSITLVTGMGIYICLRKGKKHHRADENLEVQIPLNGRIDLHMLEKKPMEISNI, encoded by the exons ATGGGGCACCTACGCGGCGCTGGGCGCACCACCAGCCCCAGAAACCTGCAG CATTTGTTCCTTTTCCTGCTCTTCATCGGCCCTTTCAACTGCTTTGCCAGTTACAGCCGTGCCACCGAGCTCTTCTACAGCCTCAACGAGGGGCTGCCGGCCGGAGTGCTCATCGGGAGCCTGGCACAGGACCTGCGGCTGCATGGGGTGGCTGCGGAGGGGCCGCCGACCCGTCGCGGGGAGCCTGCGCTGTCCTTCAGCCTGGCATCCCAGGGGCTAGGTGGCCAGTACGTGAGCCTGGACAACCGCTCGGGGGAGCTGCACACCTCAGCGCTGCAGATTGACCGCGAGGCACTGTGCCTAGAGACCGGCGCTGGCTCACCTGCCTCTCTGCCGGCGCCATTCTcggagccctgcctgctgctgctggatgtgctggtgctgccccaggagcactTCCGCCTAGTGAAGGTGAAGATCGCCATCCGCGATGTCAATGACAATGCGCCACGATTCCCTGTGCCCAACATGCACCTCTGGGTACCCGAGAACGCCCCTGTTGACACCCGCCTGGCCATAGAGCACCCAGCCCTCGACCCTGACCTGGGCACCAATGCAGTCCAGACCTACCGCCTTCAGGACGACTATGGGGTCTTCACCCTAGATGTGGAGGAGAATGAGAGTGGGGAGAGGACCCCCTACCTGATTGTTATGGGGGCCCTGGACAGGGAGGACAGGGAGGAGTATATCACCCTCATCATCGCGGAGGATGGGGGGACCCCATCATTGCTGGGCAGTGCCACCCTCACCATTGGCATCAGTGACATCAATGACAACTGCCCCCAGTTTAGTGATTCTCAACTCAACATCACCGTCTATGGGAATTCCAGTGCAGGGACGCATGTGGCCACCATCCACGCAGTTGACATGGACCTGGGATCCAATGCCCAGATCTCTTACTCTTACAGTCAAAAGGTCCCCCAGCCATCAAGAGACTTGTTCCATCTGGACGAAAGTACAGGAGCCATCAAGCTCTCCAGTAAGATTGATGGTGATGCTCCCCGGCTCCATAGGTTGACTATATTGGCCAACGGTCCTGGTTGTATCCCTGCTGTGATCACTGTGCTGGTGTCCATCATCAAAGTCATGTTGAGACCCCCTGAAGTGGTCCCTCGTTTTATAGCTAATGAAGTAGAAGGCGTGGTTTACTTGAAAGAACTGGAGCCTGTTAACACACCAATAGCATTTTTTACTATAAAAGACCCAGACGAAAAATATAAAGTGGATTGCTTTTTGGATGGCAATGGGCCATTTAAACTGTCACCATACAAACCATACAATAACGAATATTTATTAGAGACTACAATGCCTTTAGACTATGAGGTACAGCAGCTCTATGAAATATCAGTGGTTGCATGGAACTCAGAGGGATTTCATGTAAACAAGATAATTAAAGTGCAGGTTCTGGATGATAACGACAATTCACCAGTTTTCCCTCAACAATTAATAGAATTATCTATTGAAGAAAATAATGCGCCCAATGCTTTTTTGACCAAATTGCATGCAACCGATGCTGACagtggagagagagggaaagtgTCCTATTTTCTAGGGCCTGATGCCCCTTCATATTTTTCTTTAGATAAGACTACAGGTGTTCTTACAGTTTCCACTCAGCTGGACAGAGAAGAAAAAGAGAAATACAGATATACTGTTAAAGCAATAGATTCTGGATTGCCTCCCAGAGAATCGATAGCAACTGTCACCATCACAGTGTTGGATAAAAATGACAATAGTCCTAGATTTATCAATAAGGATTTCAGTTTTTTTGTACCAGAAAACTTTCCAGGTTTGGGGGAAATTGGAGTTATCAGTGTTACAGATGCTGATTCAGGGCAAAATGGATGGGTAGCCCTTTCAGTTGTAAATGGAAGTGATATTTTTGTGATAGATACTGGCAAAGGAGTTTTGAGAGCTAAGGTCTCCCTCGACAGGGAGCAGCAAAGTTCCTATGTCTTGTGGGTTGAAGCTGTTGATGGAGGTGACCCTGCCCTTTCTTCTACTGCCAAAATAACTGTCCTTCTTCTGGACATTAATGACAACCCCCCACTGGTCTTGTTTCCTCAGTCTAATACATCTTATTTGTTGGTACTTCCTTCTACTCTTCCTGGCTCTCCCATCACAGAAGTCTATGCTGTAGATAAAGACACTGGCATGAATGCTGTCATAGCTTACAGCATCATAGGTAGAAGAGGTCCACGACCTGAATCATTTAGGATTGACCCTAAAACTGGTAATATCACCTTGGAAGAGTCACTGATGCAGAATGACTATGGTCTCTACCGACTACTGGTAAAAGTTAGTGATCATGGCTATCCAGAGCCCCTCCATTCCACAGTTATGGTGAACCTTTTTGTCAACGACACAGTGAGCAATGAGAGCTATATTGAAAGCTTGTTAAGAAAGGAACCTGACATTAATATAGAGGAAAAAGAGCCACAAATATCTATAGAGCCTACGCATAAAAAAATGGAGTCACCATCTTGCGTGCCTACCTTAGTAGCCCTGTCAATAATAAGCTTGGGGTCAATCACTTTAGTAACTGGGATGGGCATTTACATCTGTTTACGGAAAGGGAAAAAGCATCACAGAGCAGATGAAAATTTGGAAGTACAAATCCCACTAAATGGAAGAATTGACCTTCATATGTTGGAGAAGAAACCAATGGAGATTTCTAATATTTGA